Genomic window (Deltaproteobacteria bacterium):
TGGATCCCGAGACCCTCCAGCCCGTTCCCGAAGGCGAGGTCGGCGAGATGGTGGTCACGACCCTGACCAAGGAGGCCGCGCCCCTCATCCGCTACCGGACCAGGGACCTGACCCGCCTCGTTCCGGGCCCCTGTCCCTGCGGGCTGTCCATGCCCCGGCACGACCGTATCTTCGGCCGCTCCGACGACATGTTCATCTTCCGGGGAGTGAACATCTACCCCGGCCAGATCGCCGACGTCCTCGAACGCCACCCCGAGGTCGGACCCGAGTACCGCATCCACCTCCAGCGCCGGGACGGGCTGGACTCCATGACGGTTCAGGTCGAACGCCGACCCGAATCGGAACCGGCCGCCGTCGACCCGGCTCCGGCTCTGGCCAGGGATCTTCACAAGCATCTCATGGCCCGGGCCGAGGTCCAGGTCCTCGACCCCGGCCAGCTGCCCAGGACCTTCAGCAAGACCAAGCGGGTCCTGGACGAAAGATACGAGGATGCCGCAGACTAGATCGAGCCCCGCGAACTGCCGAGGACCGAATCGGCCCAAATCCTGGCCTGGTAATACTGCTCGGCCGAATGGACCGGATCCAGGCCGAGCCGGTCCAGGTACTCGGCCACCCGCTCCCAATCGCCCCGTTCCTGGGCCTCCACCAGTCTGAGCCAGGCCGCTTCCGGAGCCGAAGGATCGATCAGGGCCGTTTTCAACCAGGAATCCAGCGGCAAATGGTCGATGAGTTCCTCCATGGACTGATCCAGCAGGGCCCCGAGCAGGGAAAAGAACCCGAGCAGAAAAAGGCCGTCTGGGTCGTCCCGGCATTCCGTGGTCGCGCACCTGCCAAGGGCCTGCAGATACATGGC
Coding sequences:
- a CDS encoding phenylacetate--CoA ligase family protein, producing the protein HTLIFGSEPHTPKMAKRIRTLLGVRETFDITGLTELYGPGAGQECRAHQGIHYWADKYILEILDPETLQPVPEGEVGEMVVTTLTKEAAPLIRYRTRDLTRLVPGPCPCGLSMPRHDRIFGRSDDMFIFRGVNIYPGQIADVLERHPEVGPEYRIHLQRRDGLDSMTVQVERRPESEPAAVDPAPALARDLHKHLMARAEVQVLDPGQLPRTFSKTKRVLDERYEDAAD
- a CDS encoding HDOD domain-containing protein — translated: VSLSYRLLRYINSPGFGLGVKVESIRRAVAMMGSRALRRWLRVTIMSDLDQSGRGYALVSLSAQRAMYLQALGRCATTECRDDPDGLFLLGFFSLLGALLDQSMEELIDHLPLDSWLKTALIDPSAPEAAWLRLVEAQERGDWERVAEYLDRLGLDPVHSAEQYYQARIWADSVLGSSRGSI